A single region of the Labrus bergylta chromosome 10, fLabBer1.1, whole genome shotgun sequence genome encodes:
- the si:dkey-228d14.5 gene encoding transmembrane protein 150A: MVLWIIFPILLSLVSCIGTWSVYGIALANYHVCSLSDWGDDNYCKGNQTTGCCFVPTISSSGINAPENSLFTATINAGAFMFLLFCMFHHAHVMEKHACHVMQSRIALAFGVVASMGAFAAGNCNPGYLALLHYFGAAVSFMCICFYTVLLTSLTRKCVLTGYEKILHPLRTFSTVVQAIVTICYTVLFTQDQYLYVHLAAVFEWMLSVNLELFELSYAVEFCFFSSYMITNLLPEREEEKPLMMTLS; the protein is encoded by the exons ATATGGCATTGCTCTCGCAAACTATCACGTGTGCTCTCTCAGTGACTG GGGGGATGACAACTATTGCAAAGGGAATCAGACCACTGGATGCTGTTTTGTTCCAACTATAAG CTCAAGTGGAATAAATGCACCAGAAAATTCCCTCTTTACAGCCACGATCAACGCTGGAGCCTTCATGT TCCTGCTGTTCTGTATGTTCCATCATGCACACGTTATGGAGAAACATGCGTGTCATGTCATGCAGAGCAGGATCGCGCTGGCGTTCGGTGTGGTGGCATCCATGGGGGCATTTGCAGCTGGAAACTGCAAC CCGGGTTACCTGGCTCTCCTGCACTACTTTGGAGCTGCCGTCAGCTTCATGTGCATCTGCTTCTACACCGTCCTGCTCACCTCTCTGACCAGGAAGTGTGTCCTGACTGGCTATGAGAAGATTCTCCACCCGCTGCGCACCTTCTCTACTGTAGTCCAAGCTATCGTCACCATCTGCT ATACTGTTTTGTTCACCCAGGATCAGTACTTGTACGTCCACTTGGCGGCTGTATTCGAGTGGATGCTCAGTGTAAACCTTGAGCTTTTTGAGCTCAGCTACGCCGTGGAGTTTTGCTTCTTCTCGTCCTACATGATTACAAATCTGCTGCCCGAACGGGAGGAAGAAAAGCCTTTGATGATGACTCTGTCGTGA